The DNA region TCCGACCACCTTCGCATTAAGTGGTTTTTGGTCCTAGtgaccccagaaattttttccagggaagaaatgacatggtCTAAAATATAATTTTTGCGCTCAATGGGTCTTTCATACACCTCCCTCCTTCCATCATAGTCCCTCTTATCAAATATTCTGACCATCTCTGCCATTTCTTCCCTGGACATTCTTGTGGCTCGCTGCACAGGTGTCCTGCGTGGCATGGTTGCTGTCACAGCTCACAGGACTACAGAATGTagaagaggaagtgacagtttGGATAAACAGGAAGTTAGCAAGCGCTTCTTGCGTCATCCGAACGTACGTTCTGACGTACTTACGTTATCCGAACGTTCCGAGAAATCACTCAAATAGGGTAACGTAACCTTATAGGCGGCGTATAGTAATGCTTCCTGAACTTTCGGCGTCTGCGTCTTTCAAGGTAAGTTCGTTTAAACCTCGACCGTGTTTATCAGTAACGTACGTTCGTTAAgtttcttgcttgcttgcttgcttgctttcttgctttctttctttctttatatGAAGTTTATGTCACCTCCATATGTTTGTCTTTCCAGGACAGTCCAGGAAACTATGGCAGTGGATATCTTTTCAGATTCTCAATTTACACGTGAATTTATAGACCTCTATAGAGCACACCCTGCCCTTTGGAAGACAAAAACTAAATGTTACTCGGATAGGCGTCTAAAGGCAAAAGCACATGATGAACTCGTGCAGTTATGTAAAACGGTCCTCCCAGAGGCTGATGTCCAGTTTGTAAAAAATAAGATTCAAAACTTAAGAACCGTGTTTAAAAAAGAATTAAACAAAATTGAACGATCAAAAAGATCAGGGGCTGCAGCTGAAGAGGTTTATAAGCCACGACTATGGTATTACGACTTACTTGCCTTCACCATTCCACATTTAAAAGGTCGTGAGGCTATATGCAGTTTATCAAGTGAACCCACTGACTTGAGTATCAACAGCGAGATGGCTACTGGTGACAAGGATCCTAACCTAGAAGAAGAAGAGGTATGTTTTTTTGGAttatgtcacactgacaatgtGTTTTAAATGGTTATAGATTGATCCAATTAAACTGTCGCTTTGTGAAAAAAGCAGAATCCACATTTCACACCCATGTATACTGAGGGAGTATAAAAGGTGAGCCTCACCTTTGTTATAGGTATGTTTCCACATTTCATGCACAGAACAGTGGAATGTGGTGGCTGCTGTTCCGAAATCTTTCCAGAAACCAAGCTTACTATTCAGCTACAGATACATGTCACATTTGTAGCTTGCTACTTAATTATAAAAAGGACAATGGGTGCCAGGTTAGTTTtcggcctgcagtagtgtgtgattcACACATTAAACAAGTGTGTGCAACAAACCactactaaggccacatacagacatcagaccatagtctttggaaaatgaaagatcacagaccaatcttaccacccttcatgtagtatgaaagccatactctacacagtcttttctatggagctgaactcccccatcaggaaataatctttgcaagatgctgcacacacagatgctgtacagacacaaaagatcagtagctgcaaaagatctgttcctgccaaaaatccattcctgcaaattgcaatgatagtctatgagatctgcagatcatcatacacacatgatttaactgacattcatctgcagatcagatccaccaggatggattttcagatctgcagatctgcagatgaatgtcagttaaatcatgtgtgtatgatgatctgcagatctcatagactatcattgcaatttgcaggaatggatttttggcaggaacagatcttttgcagatactgatcttttgtgtctgtacagcatctgtgtgtgcagcatcttgcaatgatttttttctcatgtggagttcagctccatagaaaagactgtgtagagtatggctcttatactacaggaagggtggtaagattggtctgtgatctttcattttccaaagactatggtctgatgtctgtatgtggcctaacacaCTGAGATGTCATGTTCTCCATGCTTTCGGAGGTGTGGTGTGTTTATTTGGAGACATAGAAATGACCCACACGATTATGTTAATCAAGTAATTAATAGTTGACACATTGTGATGTAGTGCATATTTTGTTTGATTACTAAACATCTAACCTCATGCTTCAATTGCAGTAGGCCAATGTTACCTACCCTTGCCCATTTGTACATTACTGACAATCGACTCCCAACATGAATAAGCTCTGAGTACATTGGACATACCTTACACTAAATGTACCTAATGTTTACATATGTGTTTAAACTTTGTACAAATTGCTGTATTTTCTGTCCATTCATTGTACAGACATCTGTCGCTGGTCCCTCCCAGGAGAGCACTAAACGCAGATTTGCCCTGAAAAAAACTCGCAAAAGAAGAAATGTTCTTGAAGACAAATGTGAGGAAGCTATTCAGCAGGCTGTTATGCTAATCAACAAAAAAGATGACTCCTGTGATGCGTTTGGGAATTTAGTGGCAACTAAATTAAGAGAATTTCCGGAAGATTTGAGGGCACACACACAAAGTGCAATCATGGCTCTTTTGACTCGCACAAATATTCCAGCACCACAAATCCCTAATGCTACATTAGCATCTGAAAAAGACCAACCTCAGCCTACATTCACACATCCACAACACATGCATCAACCTACATTAGCACCGACACAACACATGCATTATCCTACTAccttaccaccaacacaacacatgcATCATAACGTCATGAGTCAGTATAGTCACAACTATCACACACAACAGTATGAGCCCCATTTCTACCCTCCTGATAAAATACTTGACCATCCACAAACACATGTGCAACATCCACTATATCAAAAACAATTGGAAACTGTGTGGCCAACTCAACCCAATTATGCGGATCTGTGATAGCTCCATCCGTGCCTATATGGATACTCTTCCTTTAAGGATCAATGAAGAGAGACTAAAATGGAGCCATAATGTTTGTACATTTAATCAACAATAGTAGTTGCCTGGCACCCATGCTGGTATATTTAGCGACACTATATGTGAGTtaaaccagtaacaagcatgtatCTGCTATGTATTTACACTGATACACAAACTGACATATGACATaacgagatagacgtgtatgtagagTGCCTAGCACAACAACAATTATGCTGTGTTCATTATTAGCTTTATCGGTCAGAATGCCATAAATatccggtatgtaagtggctgagacAGTCCAGACTGAGACAGGAATTGAGTACTGTGTGACCCACACTGCAAATAACTTGCTGTTTATATCAGTATCTTGCTGTCAAAAGGCACTTTGCTGTTGGACAGTGTGGTCTAGTTGCATTCTGTTATCAGTGCCGCTCACGCtgtattcacttcctgtctgtgtcagccacttacatacctgagatTGAAGTATTGACACCTGAACATGTACAAAATGACCACAGCATAGTTCTACCTGtgatagacactgtacatacctatTTGTATCTCTGGTCACATGTCATTTTGCCTATCCTTTACAGGACCCAAGCTGTCAGACTACATGTCCCTTTCTCTGTAGGTCTCCTttatactgtatgttgtatggCTTAAACATACTGTTCAGGTAGCTGCATGAGAGTTACAATCTGGCTCCTCTTTATAGGATGCAGCCAAACCCGGGGACATTATGTAACCACACCTGTTTGTCAGCCTTGCTGATCATGTCTACCCAAGTAGTGATGACATCAGGTCAGCAGGATCGGCCTGTAACACATTTAGGCAATACATACCTACCTCACCTTTACTTTCATGTCTGATTTACGTTGAACCTCGACATTCAGTATGAACAGATAAGCATGTTCTATAGCCACCTTCCaaagtgtgttgtttttttatttttggagggTACTTATGTTCCTTTTTGTTACGTTATGTATATATTTGGTAGCCCTGTGTAATTGTGAGGAAGGCAACTTTGGTTACAATGCCAATCTTAAACTACTTCTACATAGACTGTTGTATTTGATTCAACAAAGgtgttaataaaaatgtatttcttcacCTGAAACGCTGGTGTTATTGTGTTAATGGTGTAGTTAGTATCATTGTTTAGTTGATGTACACTTAATTTTCCTtgttgttgcattgtggcaaTATCCTATCATTAACAGCTACAGTAATTGTGTAGTACAGGTTAGCTTTAATTAGTACTGTGTATGGAGACGACATCCCAATTAGCACAAAATAATTAGTACATAATTAACACTCTTTTTCATTTTGTGTAAACATTCTGAATGGTATACATATAGTTAATGAACCAACGAGCATTCATTAGACTAATTATGTATTCGGATCTAATCCCAAAAATTTAATATAATTGAGtgttaattatgcacatttatatTGTGTGGTCCAATCTGTCTAAATAACATGCATATCCATTGTAGACTATATAAGTTCACTGCCTCACATGTTTATTGGGTTGTGTTAATAAGGAACTACAACAACACCCACATGAATCTCTAATTCAAAACACATATTATGATGTTCCATGTCTAAACCAGTATGTGTAGGAAGCAATGTTAAGTGTGACCTAACACATATCTGGTACATGTGGGCCTTGACTTGTAGTTGATTAACAACAAACACATTTGAAGATGAACATAAATTTAATCACAGGTACGTGAAAACACAAGTTGCAACACAATTGTTAATAAACAGAACAACTCAAACTATACTGGCATCTTGCCAGGCCACAGCTCCAGCTCGTGAAAGAAAATAGTCAGCATAGGCCTCCCTATTATTTTTAGCCTCTGTAGTGGCATTTCGAGGCGGACAGGGCTGCAGGTCAGTCAGGACATGTGGCTGTGCTCTCCATTCACCTTCTACCACATTCCCAGTAGAAGTGTCCACCCTGTCCACAGCGTGCACAGGAAAGTATGTGGGAGCGTGCTGTTGCCGAAGAAAGTTGTGCAGGACACAGCACGCATAGACAACTGTATCCACCTTGTCGATCCGCAGATTGATAGCAGTATGCATCACACGGAATCTACTGGCTAAGATGCCAAAGGCATTTTCCACTATCATGCGGGCCCTGGACAGACGATAGTTGAATATTTTTTGCCGGTATTGAATATTTCTACTTGGGAATGGCTTCAAAATATGTGGGTGTAACGGAAAAGCCTCATCTGCAACATAAACAAAATTGAGGTGGTTTACAGTCAGTGAATTGTCCGGTACATTGAGCTGGTTGTTAGTAAGGCgttcaaaaaaagttgtttgttcGATGACACCACCATCAGACTGCCGCCCATTGCGGCCAATATCCACAAATAAAAACTGATAGTTGGCATTAACTAAGGCCATCAAAATTATACTAAAAAAACccttataattataataataagaaCCGGTATTGCCAGGGGGAGTAATTCTTATATGCTTTCCGTCCAGAGCCCCGCCACAGTTTGGAAAGTCCCATAAACGGTGGAATTCTGCAGCAATATCCAACCACTCCTGTGGTGTTTGGGGAAACTGAAAAATGGAACATAACATAAAATTAGACATTTGAGAGTCATGTAgccaaacattattattattattatagtacaaTCTACACAAACAGAGCACATGAGTGCATTGTAAAAACAGATATATTTAACATAGCTGCCATTGCTAgttgtctgtttggctgcagtagagcctAAAACACACTCCTTACATAAACATCACACTAGCCAAGTGGAACTTGCATCACTAGCcacagccgggacaaggtcctacagcacccaaggctgagccagcaaagtgcgcccctcccacctcagctgtcacacactgattgctaatagactaagaggCCCACAGGGCCCATAGCCTccacaacaccttaatatgtattTATCTGTCTTGTACTCACTTCCATGTAACCCCTCTTCTTATTTCTCGTTGCTTCCATAACCATtctgaatgacagctgaatgaaatctgtggcccctcctacactgcaccctgaggctggagcctctacagcctATGCCGGGGGCCGGCCCTGTCAACAGATTATTCAGAAAACTGGGATAGATTTTCTATGACACAACCATAGCATTATCAGTGTAACGTCCCTTCAATAACATGTTATGCAACATCAAATGTACATACCTTCATAAATTCACCCTTCAAGGCGTCAATTATTGCTTGGCACGTTTCTGGAATTATGATACCCAAAGCTTGCGGAGAAATTCCGGTTGAAAACTTTAAATCCTGGAGGCTGCGTCCAGTGGCCAGGAAGCGCAGGGTAGCTGTTAAGCGCTGTTCTGGGGTGATAGACTTCCTCATCCAGGTATCCTCCTTAGAAATTAATGGCGTAACCACATGTAAAAGATAGTGGAAGGCTTCTTGCGGCATGCGCAGATAATTCCTATAATCATCTGGAGCAGAGATGCTGAGGTCATGTAACAGGCTGTCATGTGAGATCAAATCTCTATCTTGGAGCCAGCTCTTTGCCCATGCACGGCCTTTCCTCTTTTGCTTAAGCACTTTCAAATTTTTACGCACTTTTAACAAAACTAATAAGGCAACACTAGCCCGCTGTTTTTGGGACATATGCGATGCCATTGCTGCACTGGAAACACGACAATAACGAACGAACGTCCACACCAAATGCAGCAACCTCTATACTGTTGCTAAGCCTTTTATAAGATGGCTTTACGTCACTTCCTGAAATCTACTGAACGAACTTTCGTTGGGCGAACGATCTGTGcgcaacttcctctttcctactagccattaacaatgacgttcgttccgggttcattgatctgaataacgtttagcataATAGATGCACTGCATCATAcgttcgtcacttccgcatcgttcgttcggGAACGATCTGATCGTTGGGTACTTCCAACACACCTTTACTAACGACCGTTTCATTTCTCGccttaattgatcgttcgtcgttggtaacgaacgatcgttatcgcatgtctgtacgtacctttatagacagattcagagcagattcagggcaaagagAAGCAgtataaaaaaatgcacatctacagggaagttggggatgcctcttttattgtaacactgtctctgcatggaggaaatgtatcaactcagacaGCTTCTCGTgttaccgccagcttagttcggaAAATCACCAAACTTCTAttacaactgtaaacatttttatgaattagttcacagaagtctaaaataccgatgcagtattttcccgCCCAGATTCTTTTACCGAAcatacttttatgaatgatagccattgtcggATAAAATCAGGGAGATCATTAATCATAACTGGCAAATTTTGTAGATAGATGATCATATCTCTCCAAAGGTACTCAATGGCCCTATGTTAACATTCCGGAGAGGAGCTACCATAGGTTCCATGATAGTACAAAGGGAATACATTGGAATAAAGTCTGAAACATGGTTAGGTAAGTTTCCGGGTAAAGGTAGCTACCACTGTGGCAATTGTTCAACATGCTGCTACATGATCAAAACAGATCATGTGCAGATGGGGAATTATGAACATGCCATTATTGATTTTATTACATGCAGAACCGAATTCGTTGTCTATGGTATCTTCTGTCCATgttcttttttcctatgttggtgAAACAACAAGACCAATTATAGAAACATTGGTAGAGCATCGTAGATCTATAGAAAAGGGGAGTGGAGTCCCTAGAATGATCATTCATGTAAGAGAGGTGCCCCATGGCAATACAGATGTTCTTAGAATGGTAGGTTTGGAACTAATAAAAACCCCCAGACGAGGTGGGGACAGGGAGAGAACCCTGTCACAAAGAGAAGCACTAATGATTAGTCGAACAAATGGGATCCTTGGGTTTCAATGATTGTGATGATCTCTGTGTCTTCTTGGAGAAATATTAATATGTCAGTTTTTGTATATTTAATGGTATGTTAAGTTAATAATTTTGGGTGAGTTAGTAATTCCTATTTCTGCAATACATATGCCTTTGTGTCTTTCTCCCTATTGGGACTCTTTGTCTCTATTCTTATGATTCACCACTAGGTTTCTTGGGTTTTTCTTCCACAATCTTTGCACCGCTTCCCTCTCTTTATACCTTTTTTTGGCAGATAATTTGTGTTCCATTCTTCCTGTCGTCCGGTCCCTCCATCCCCTTTTATTGCCTCCTCCATTTTTCTCCATACTGAGAGAATATATTCTCTGGGCTGGGGACATAATGCGCCCAGCATCGTGTTGCCGGAGCAACGCACCATGTGACATGACGTCACTTTATGTGCATTCCGTCATTCGGGATGACAACGGCAACCGGATGTGACGCGTTGCCAGGGGCATCACATCcgctagccctgttttggggGGGCACTTGCCCCCAATCTgtgctggggtgccacggatctccgcccggccgccccctctgtcagactcagcggctccctccagccgccgcgtcattgacagtctcagacctcaggatcaggcggcgagccggcgaccaatcgtgcgggcgctaggacccagcgcccgcactgatatgcggaagtgacatcacttccgcatatagagcgggtgcgtccagcgcccgctcgtacaactggtcgggtcgccgctgatcctgaggtctgctgagaggtaggggggaagcggcggcggctagagggggggcctccctgtcactcactcactccgtaaagggcctccctgtcactcactcactccctaaaggggctccctggcactcactcactccctaaaggggctccctgtcactcacttactccctaaaggcgctccctggcactcactcacttcctaaaggggctccctgtcactcagtcactacctaaagggcctccctgtcactcagtcactgcctaaaggggctccctgtcactcactcactcccttaagggcctccctgtcactcactcactccctaaaggggctccctggcactcactcactccctaaaggggctccctggcactcactccctaaagggcctccctggcactcactcactctctaaaggggctccctgtcactcactcactccctaaaggggctccctggcactcactcacttcctaaaggggctccctgtcactcactccctaaaggggctccctgtcactcactccctaaagggcctccctgtcactcactcactccctaaagggcctccctgtcactcactaactccctaaagggactccctggcactcactcactccctaaaggggctccctggcactcactccctaatggggctccctggcactcactcactacttaaagggcctccctggcacttactcactacctaaaggggctccctgtcactcactcactccctaaagggcctccctgtcactcactcactcactcactccctaaagggcctccctgtcactcactcactccctaaagggcctccctgtcactcactcactccctaaaggggctccctggcactcactcactacctaaagggcctccctggcactcactcactccctaaaggggctccctggcactcactcactccctaaaggggctccctggcactcactcactccctaaaggggctccctggcactcactcactccctaaaggggctccctggcactcactcactgcctaaaggggctccctggcattcactcactgcctaaaggggctccctggcactcactcactgcctaaaggggctccctggcactcactcactgcctaatggggctccctggcactcactcactgcctaaaggggctccctgtcactcactcactgcctaaaggggctccctgtcactcactcactgcctaaaggggctccctggcactcactcactacctaaaggggctccctgtcactcactatcggggtccctgtcactcactacctaactggaggcgcctgtcactcactagctaacctgggggtccctgtcactcactacctaacttgggggggctaccatattaagggggcattctgcctatttatgtgaaatgctgtctatttatgtgcctcatgactgctgaatttgtcttgttgggagccttatgattgttgggggcctcaagattgctgaatttgtcttgttgggggcctcatgatttgttggaggcctcatgattgctgaatttgtcttgttgggggcctcatgatttgttgggggcctcatgattgctgaatttgtcttgttgggggcctcatgatttgttgggggcctcatgattgctgaatttgtcttgttgggggcctcatgatttgttggaggcctcatgattgctgaatttgtcttgttgggggcctcatgatttgttgggggcctcatgattgctgaatttgtcttgttgggggtcacatgattgctaactgcgagactatgggaaaagctgaatccttatcatatgagacaatagcattaaacctacttttttagcgttttaaaacagaaaataaaactgggaggttctaaaaaattaaatacatttttcaggagtaggatggatgaaattgtttatcttcacagtttattttcaacttggattttccataatgttcatgtatgagttaaaacgtttgtacagtatttagtttaaattgctgttgccactttgcgatagataagtgacttttgcgttgcagtttgggcactcggcctccaaaaggttcgccaccactgtcctaatctgatgtcccaccattgctaggttcatgtaaatttgtctccacccgttaccacacctatattctggtccatggcccacccattttttggtgcggcgcgataagcacgccgcacaacgtgattctcatatttttggcacgctagctgcagtgtgctgaattctgctgcctacagtatgtacagtatacgctgttctctagtgcctgcactgtgtgctgatttacctagtgtgtacagtgtaaggttttACTCTGtgtctttattgattgtaaaccagctgtattgtatgctgatccctgctactttcagtatgtacagtattagctgtaaagcctggtacacacatacaattttgattagccaattttagctctgttcataaaattcattgtctgttggcccacttactgcacgggggtgggaaaattgggggtcagtgattgaccaatcaaaattgtatgtgcgtatacatctttgatctatgcctatactgattgtaaattatctaaataaaggacagggggctccgtccaatatttcgatgggcaggcccgttatccgtagcttacaccgctgctaagttcatgtacatgtggccccacccatggccacgcccactcacctcatggccacgcccatttttgccgcgctgCACGCGCCGcatgtacctccccgcctggtgccgacaggtgccccagatctccaaggaccctagaaacgcccctgcgcgTTGCACTCCATTGTGAGGTGCACACGTACATCCAGGTAGGGGACTGTGGGAGGATATGGAAAGCGACTATGAGGAATTTATGTCGCGATACTTAACATGGCGGTGAGCTTTCTCCGCGCCATGGGACCATGTCAATGTTCATTTTCGTCTAACGCGAAACAATTGTCAGGCAACTTGTCTCTTTGGGTGTGCAGCACGCCAGACTGGTGAAGTATTACTGCAGTTATGCTATCATGTCATCTTGTGTTATGTTGATATAACATCGCTTATAACCGGATGCAATTACATGCTTGGAAACTACCAGTGCCCATGTTGTCTTTCCTTTTTGAATGTTATTTTTTCTAATATGTCGGGATGCCTACTGTAATGTGAGTTTTATGTGCTCAGAATGTGGTGACAGTAGGTGAAGCACGGAAGAGGTAAACTGTATACACATTATGATGTTCTGTGAACCGATTCAGAAATAACACagacatcattttttttaaaagtacagttttattATAAAAACATTATATTTACAGATCAGTAAGACGTATCTTTGGTAAAGGTTCTGCACTGCATCACTTCACAGTCTCTCGGTCGTTCCCTTTCACGCACCATCCTCCATTGTCGCCATGCTGGAAGAATTCACACTTCTGTGGAACGTTCTATCAGGCTGAAAGAAAGGAACTTGTGAACTGTTGTTCATCTCACAATGCTGTGGACAATATCACTGCATCACAGCCAGTTGAGTCATGTAAATGTACCTACACAAAGCTCTGCCAAGCCACTGGCAGGTCCTGTCtaccttcaaagaaaaaaaaaatagtgcaagCTTTTGAAGCGTTAGTCTCCATCAACAGCTGTTCCAACATATAAAACCTGAAGTACCacgtgacaggaaacttgacaggcagcctaaggcacgttaactctgataaggcatgttaactctgataaggcatgtcaacCCTGACAAGGCATGTTGACCCTGATAAAGCGTGTTACCCTTGATAAGGCaggtcaactct from Hyperolius riggenbachi isolate aHypRig1 chromosome 11, aHypRig1.pri, whole genome shotgun sequence includes:
- the LOC137538486 gene encoding uncharacterized protein, translated to MAVDIFSDSQFTREFIDLYRAHPALWKTKTKCYSDRRLKAKAHDELVQLCKTVLPEADVQFVKNKIQNLRTVFKKELNKIERSKRSGAAAEEVYKPRLWYYDLLAFTIPHLKGREAICSLSSEPTDLSINSEMATGDKDPNLEEEETSVAGPSQESTKRRFALKKTRKRRNVLEDKCEEAIQQAVMLINKKDDSCDAFGNLVATKLREFPEDLRAHTQSAIMALLTRTNIPAPQIPNATLASEKDQPQPTFTHPQHMHQPTLAPTQHMHYPTTLPPTQHMHHNVMSQYSHNYHTQQYEPHFYPPDKILDHPQTHVQHPLYQKQLETVWPTQPNYADL